The sequence below is a genomic window from Sorangiineae bacterium MSr12523.
TGGAGTACGGGCGGCTGCTGCAGCGTTACGAATTGATGTTCTGGAATACCCTGGCTGAGCCGTCGTGAGCAGCCTCGAATTTGGCGACCAATGCCGGGTCGCCAAATACGGCAATTCGAGCAATGCCGGAGGGACGAAAGGTGAGAACCGCAATGCCAAACGGGTGATGCGCACCGTCCTCGCCGCGTCGATAGGCCATGACCGAAGGCTGGCCATTGGCGGCGGTGGGGACCATGCGCCATTCGCCCGCGGTGCCGAGTGCCTGGTGAACGATGAATGGGGCGCACGTCTTTTTGCCGGAAAACCACGTTCGGGCGGGCGCCATTTCCAGTGTTGCGTCCGCGCACAAGAGCTGCTCGATGGCCGCCGGATCGGAGTTTTCGAAGGCGGCCATGTACCGCTCGAGCAACGCGCGGACTTCGGGATGGGCCGGCTCCTGGACCTCGTCCGCCGCGGGCGTAAGCTCGTCGATGCGGCCACGCGCACGTTGCAGCGTGCTTTTCACTGCCGCGGTCGACATCTCGAGCATTTCGC
It includes:
- a CDS encoding sigma-70 family RNA polymerase sigma factor; amino-acid sequence: MPSKQSLPHSDRDFVQRIKPFRGELLAHCYRMLGSVDDAEDVVQETYLRAWRAYSGFEERSSFRAWLYKIATNGCITATRQRRRRALPSGLGAPSDDPMATPIMAGTDVDWVEPIPDALVSSDSDDPATIASSRQGLRLALIATWQHLPPRQRAILLLRDVLSFSAEEVGEMLEMSTAAVKSTLQRARGRIDELTPAADEVQEPAHPEVRALLERYMAAFENSDPAAIEQLLCADATLEMAPARTWFSGKKTCAPFIVHQALGTAGEWRMVPTAANGQPSVMAYRRGEDGAHHPFGIAVLTFRPSGIARIAVFGDPALVAKFEAAHDGSARVFQNINS